The segment ACGATCCCGATAACGACACGAGAAACATGGTTGTTTCGATAAGGCAGCTAATAAAAGACAAAGAAGCAGCCGAGACCGAAAAGGTCCTAAAGGATCTAAACGAAAATGGAAGCAGAACCGTCAACTCCAACAGCCTCGGAGAAATGATCAAGAATCAGCTTGAGGAAGAAGGAGAAAGCCTCTAGTGGCCACCGTCCTTATTATTGGACGACCAAATGTAGGAAAGTCAACTCTATTCAATAGACTTGTAGGTGGCAGGAGAGCCATAGTAGATGATATTCCCGGTGTAACACGTGATTTCACTGTGGGAAGAGTCGACTGGCAGCAGCGCACCTTTCAGCTTGTCGATACATGCGGGCTTTTTGAGAATCCGGAAAACATAGTTGAAGAGAAGATGAAAGAGGTCACCCTCGAGCTTTTGAGCGAGGGTGACCTTATTCTTTTTGTGGTGGACGGAAGAAACGGCCTCACAAGCGCAGATCTGGAACTGGCAGACTACTTGAGAAAACAGCGTTTGCAGATTGTCTTTGTTGCCAACAAGGTTGAGAATCTCGATTCCTTCTACTCCAGTGTTGGGAATGAGATCTTTTCACTCGGTTTCGGTGACCCCATAAAAGTCTCTTCTGCTCACGGTCTGAACATCGACATACTATTGGACAAGATCTTTGATCGTCTGGTCGCTCTAGGTCATTCGGTTGAAACAGAAGAAATTGATGAATCTGCACTGAAAATCTCGATTGTTGGAAAACCCAACGCGGGAAAGTCCTCTATCTTCAACTGGATTGTAGGGAGTCCTAGAAGTCTTGTAACGGAAGTTTCCGGCACAACGCGCGATACAGTTGATGAAACGGTGGTGATTGATGATATACCCATTACCTTTATTGACACCGCGGGCATAAGAAAGAAGTCTAAAGTCAAGGTAATGAACGTAGAATACTACAGCGTAATGAGAGCCATAGATGCGCTTGAAAGATCGGACATCATCATTATGGTAATAGATTCTGCCGATGGAATAGGCAATCAGGATCAGCGTATCGCAGGCCTTGCTGAAAAGAATGGAAAGGCGACTATCGCGGTCTTCAACAAGTGCGACCTAGTCGATGGCAGAAGGAAAAAGGCGCTGTCGAGGACCTTCAAACAAGACCTGTACTTCATAGATTATAGCCCAGTTGTCTTCGCCTCGACTTTAACTGGTGAAGGTATGGATGAACTGCTGGACAACATAATGCTGGTAACCAAGAAGATAGATCTCAGGATACCTACCGGTCTCCTCAATACGCTTTTGCAGAGATACTCTGAGGGAACCCCGGCACCGGGGAAGGGCAAGAAACGCGGGAAAATCTACTACGGAGCTCAAATTGCCAGCCGACC is part of the Mesotoga sp. UBA6090 genome and harbors:
- the der gene encoding ribosome biogenesis GTPase Der, giving the protein MATVLIIGRPNVGKSTLFNRLVGGRRAIVDDIPGVTRDFTVGRVDWQQRTFQLVDTCGLFENPENIVEEKMKEVTLELLSEGDLILFVVDGRNGLTSADLELADYLRKQRLQIVFVANKVENLDSFYSSVGNEIFSLGFGDPIKVSSAHGLNIDILLDKIFDRLVALGHSVETEEIDESALKISIVGKPNAGKSSIFNWIVGSPRSLVTEVSGTTRDTVDETVVIDDIPITFIDTAGIRKKSKVKVMNVEYYSVMRAIDALERSDIIIMVIDSADGIGNQDQRIAGLAEKNGKATIAVFNKCDLVDGRRKKALSRTFKQDLYFIDYSPVVFASTLTGEGMDELLDNIMLVTKKIDLRIPTGLLNTLLQRYSEGTPAPGKGKKRGKIYYGAQIASRPPIIMLNVNDPALFTEPYLRGIRNSIRLNFDPFDGTPIFLKLRRKR